The sequence GGAGGATGGCGGCCCTCCAGGAACCtcgcccggggcaaggatggtcggagACCCGGCCTACCCGAGCTCCGCGGCGGGCCCTGGAGCGGACTCGAGGCGAGGACTCCGCACCGGAACCCATGGTGAGCGACGACAGCGACGTGGAGGTGATCGGCGATCCCGCCGTCGAGGAGAGAGAGTGGCGACTCCGGAAGGCGGCGGCGGGCGGTCGCATACCGCGCGGGACGACGGACGTCGGAGGAGAGGAACTCCCGAGGAGCCACTCGGAGGCGGTCTGTCGGGCCACCGAGGAGTCTCGGAAGCGGTTCCGAGACCGGGAGCCGTCGGACGAGGAGCAGCAACGGTcgacggaggaggaggcgaGAAGACAGGCGCGGCTGCGGCAGGACCacgaggcggcggcggcgcgGTGGCATGCCCGCTTGCGAGAGGCGGAAGAAGAAGAGCGGCGGCTGTGGGAGGCACAGGTGGAGGACGCGTGGGTGGTGCCACTCACCCCCAGATACGCGGCCGAGGAACGCAGCCCGAGGGACGAGGTCGAGGACGAACCACGCGCGCCATCCCCTCCGCGGTGGTTACCCGAGGTGCCACCCACTCCCCGCTACGAGGGGGAGTGGCTCACGGACGGCGACGATGGAGCACCGTTGGCCACGCCGCCGTGGAGGCCGGCCCGGCCACCCACGCCGCGATACGCGGAGCCACGACGACCTGAGGAGCAGACACCGAGCGAGGAGTCGACCGCGCAGCCGATGCCGCAaccggaggaggaggacgtcCACCAGGCAAGGGCGGACGAGCCGTCGGTGGTGCGGACGGAGGTGCCGGCCGCgcacgtgagccacagcacaCGGGCGTTCGAGGCCGAGGGTATGCGGTGGCGGCAGCAGACGGTGACGTGGACGTGGCCCGAGGGGCCCGCGACAGGACCGACGACGGAGGTGCCCAGGATATGGGAGGAAGGGGCACCGAAGGTGAACCCTCGAGACCCCCGGACGAGGAGCCGACAGGATGCATGGGTCCCGCCGACACCAAGCACGGGCCCGCCAACACCGGCGACGACGGCAACGACGGGGGAGGCGGAGTCACCGGAGAAAGGACCATGGGTGTGGCCCGAGCCAGCGGCCACCCAAAGGCCTCCACTCCAACGACAAAGTTCGACGCCCGGATCAACGCGCCCGCGGCCGCAGTTCATGCGGCAGGTATCGGCGCCGGAGGAAGGCGGTTGGCGCGAGGTCGCCAGGAGCGAGTGGCCGGCGGGCATTGAGGAAGCACCCGCGGTCGCGACGGCACGGCGGAAGGGCGGCAGGCGGTGCGTCCTGGTCTGCGATGGCGGGAGGAGATACCGGGTGAGGCTCGGAGTCGCGGGCATCCGGGTTTTCgcacaataaataaaaaaaaaaaaaaatcacaaaacAACACAAGGGT comes from Drosophila suzukii chromosome Y, CBGP_Dsuzu_IsoJpt1.0, whole genome shotgun sequence and encodes:
- the LOC139353707 gene encoding serine/arginine repetitive matrix protein 1-like gives rise to the protein MSTRVTRAETRRRMAALQEPRPGQGWSETRPTRAPRRALERTRGEDSAPEPMVSDDSDVEVIGDPAVEEREWRLRKAAAGGRIPRGTTDVGGEELPRSHSEAVCRATEESRKRFRDREPSDEEQQRSTEEEARRQARLRQDHEAAAARWHARLREAEEEERRLWEAQVEDAWVVPLTPRYAAEERSPRDEVEDEPRAPSPPRWLPEVPPTPRYEGEWLTDGDDGAPLATPPWRPARPPTPRYAEPRRPEEQTPSEESTAQPMPQPEEEDVHQARADEPSVVRTEVPAAHVSHSTRAFEAEGMRWRQQTVTWTWPEGPATGPTTEVPRIWEEGAPKVNPRDPRTRSRQDAWVPPTPSTGPPTPATTATTGEAESPEKGPWVWPEPAATQRPPLQRQSSTPGSTRPRPQFMRQVSAPEEGGWREVARSEWPAGIEEAPAVATARRKGGRRCVLVCDGGRRYRVRLGVAGIRVFAQ